A genomic window from Mesorhizobium sp. 131-2-1 includes:
- a CDS encoding DMT family transporter: protein MADAGIVGIDVRKRALGVGLVVLSTIAIAIVPSLAKLAYEGGSNTLSVITGRSIFSVLITFMLLLVSRQPLAIPRRPMRIALGMGVAYAVMLYGYLGAVNYLPVSLVILIYFIHPVLVGFIVVVLGQEKLTIISIGALVAALVGLYLAIGLSFERLSGIGLALAVLAMAVTAIIVVCGSRATAEAKAISIGFYMMLSAAATLTVIFALFGTLALPTTMLAWTGFVGVAIASTIGTLAFISGMAYVGASRAAMISNLEPVLGVLFAIAVLGESVSLLQGIGIAVVIAAILVMEIRR from the coding sequence ATGGCCGATGCTGGCATAGTTGGGATCGACGTCAGAAAAAGGGCGCTCGGCGTCGGGCTGGTCGTCCTCTCCACAATCGCGATCGCCATTGTTCCAAGCCTCGCCAAGCTCGCCTATGAGGGCGGTAGCAATACGCTTAGCGTTATCACCGGTCGAAGCATCTTTTCAGTCTTGATCACGTTCATGCTGCTGCTGGTGTCGCGCCAGCCTTTGGCAATTCCGCGCCGGCCGATGCGGATCGCCTTGGGAATGGGCGTGGCCTATGCCGTCATGCTCTACGGCTATCTCGGGGCAGTGAACTATCTGCCGGTCAGCCTTGTGATCCTGATCTACTTCATTCATCCCGTGCTTGTCGGGTTCATCGTTGTGGTGCTCGGTCAGGAGAAACTGACCATCATATCCATCGGCGCGCTCGTCGCCGCGCTGGTGGGGCTTTACCTAGCGATCGGCCTATCCTTCGAAAGGTTGAGCGGCATTGGGCTGGCCCTCGCCGTGTTGGCAATGGCCGTGACCGCGATCATCGTTGTTTGCGGCTCGCGCGCCACCGCAGAAGCAAAGGCGATCTCGATCGGCTTCTACATGATGTTGTCGGCGGCAGCCACGCTCACGGTGATCTTTGCGCTCTTTGGCACCCTGGCCTTGCCCACGACGATGCTCGCTTGGACTGGCTTTGTAGGCGTCGCCATCGCCTCCACGATAGGAACGCTCGCGTTTATTTCAGGTATGGCCTACGTCGGCGCGTCGCGGGCCGCAATGATCAGCAACCTGGAGCCGGTGCTTGGCGTCCTTTTCGCCATAGCTGTGCTAGGCGAGAGTGTCTCGCTCCTTCAAGGCATCGGCATCGCGGTCGTCATTGCAGCGATCTTGGTGATGGAAATTCGCCGTTAA
- a CDS encoding cupin domain-containing protein, translating into MKETTLSSALDAKSPAGADIRFIMDGATGNMIHSTVPPRQTNRATIHATVSEFWYVLEGVGEIWRRDEIEERVTALVPGVSVDIPVGTAFQYRNVGDIPFKFICISMPPWPGDHEASHLVGAWEPSI; encoded by the coding sequence GTGAAAGAAACCACTCTTTCTTCTGCACTCGACGCGAAATCACCGGCAGGGGCCGATATCCGTTTCATCATGGACGGCGCTACTGGGAATATGATCCACAGCACCGTGCCACCCCGTCAGACCAATAGAGCAACGATTCACGCCACGGTCAGCGAGTTCTGGTATGTGTTGGAGGGAGTGGGAGAAATCTGGCGAAGAGACGAGATAGAAGAGCGTGTGACGGCGCTCGTGCCCGGAGTGTCTGTCGACATACCAGTTGGCACCGCCTTTCAATACAGAAACGTTGGTGACATCCCTTTCAAGTTCATCTGCATCTCAATGCCTCCATGGCCGGGAGATCACGAGGCGTCGCATCTGGTTGGTGCGTGGGAGCCTTCCATCTGA
- a CDS encoding winged helix-turn-helix domain-containing tetratricopeptide repeat protein codes for MALQIGSAVLDIERGTLRRNGEIVPIRPKTLELLTYLARNPGRVLSKEELLEAVWRGIIVSEDSLTQSIRDARKSIGDEAQALIRTVPRRGYLFQAPETGFTPTPFADALRAEPMVAVLPFRVDAADTVGKALFDGAVEEITNALSCFKTVAVLARYSAFALAQNSGAELRATARSLGVDYIAEGYVESGGADYAARIELSETTSGRRAWGQGFSFAKGEIFAFQTLVAQRIVTALVANIENAVMRRGSVAPPSANVDAYLHFLRGKELLRSYGEGVNEAARDHFLKAIELDPTAGLAHAYLALADVIIGGYGDSPRAVLDQARDRALHAIALSPDEARCHRMLALTLLYRGQDEYDSVEEHFTRALDLNPYDADTLAQTGYLRALRGDAKAGLELLDKAVQLNPIHPTWYYHDRGEALLIAGRYRDAAASFTRLPRKSAWQWARLAVCYAATGDSDKALACVQQGHALVPDLTIEQIVNECRMERAEDREQLRQGLLVAGWDTGI; via the coding sequence TTGGCGCTACAGATTGGCAGCGCGGTTCTCGACATTGAGCGGGGCACTCTCCGGCGCAACGGCGAGATCGTGCCGATACGACCCAAGACCTTGGAGTTGTTGACCTACCTCGCACGAAATCCCGGTCGGGTACTTAGCAAGGAAGAATTGCTAGAAGCGGTCTGGCGGGGGATCATCGTCTCCGAGGATTCCCTCACCCAGTCGATCCGCGACGCCCGCAAATCCATTGGCGATGAAGCACAGGCCCTGATTAGAACGGTGCCTCGCCGCGGCTATCTGTTTCAAGCGCCGGAGACTGGGTTCACTCCGACGCCATTCGCGGATGCTTTGCGAGCGGAGCCGATGGTGGCCGTGCTGCCGTTTCGGGTCGATGCCGCCGACACCGTTGGTAAGGCGCTGTTCGACGGGGCAGTCGAAGAGATCACGAACGCACTCTCCTGCTTCAAGACCGTCGCAGTGTTGGCGCGCTATTCGGCCTTCGCGCTGGCGCAAAATTCTGGCGCAGAGCTTCGCGCCACCGCCCGAAGTCTAGGGGTCGATTATATCGCCGAGGGGTACGTCGAGAGCGGGGGCGCCGACTATGCAGCCCGCATAGAGCTATCCGAGACGACATCCGGCCGGCGCGCCTGGGGGCAGGGCTTCAGCTTCGCCAAGGGTGAAATCTTTGCGTTCCAGACGTTGGTGGCGCAAAGGATCGTCACCGCACTGGTCGCCAACATAGAAAATGCTGTCATGCGTCGGGGATCGGTGGCGCCGCCATCCGCCAACGTCGATGCTTATCTCCACTTCCTTCGTGGGAAGGAACTGCTCCGCAGCTATGGAGAGGGTGTCAACGAAGCGGCACGGGACCATTTCCTCAAAGCAATCGAACTCGATCCAACTGCAGGGCTCGCCCACGCTTATCTCGCACTTGCTGATGTGATCATCGGTGGCTACGGCGATTCGCCACGCGCAGTACTTGATCAAGCGCGCGACCGAGCGTTGCATGCTATCGCCCTTAGCCCCGACGAAGCGCGCTGCCACCGCATGTTGGCGCTTACGCTGCTTTATCGCGGGCAGGACGAATACGACTCCGTCGAGGAGCATTTCACTCGAGCGCTAGACCTCAATCCCTACGACGCTGATACGCTTGCCCAGACAGGCTATCTTCGGGCACTGCGCGGGGATGCCAAGGCCGGACTGGAGCTGCTCGACAAGGCAGTTCAGCTCAACCCGATTCATCCGACCTGGTATTATCATGACCGCGGCGAGGCCTTGCTGATCGCGGGGCGCTATCGTGACGCTGCCGCCTCTTTCACTCGCCTTCCTCGCAAGAGCGCCTGGCAATGGGCTCGGCTTGCGGTGTGCTACGCCGCTACGGGCGATAGCGACAAAGCGCTCGCTTGCGTTCAACAAGGCCATGCGCTGGTGCCCGATCTTACGATCGAGCAGATCGTCAATGAGTGCCGGATGGAGCGGGCCGAAGACCGCGAGCAACTGCGTCAGGGTCTGTTGGTTGCCGGCTGGGACACAGGCATTTAA
- a CDS encoding VOC family protein, with amino-acid sequence MTKKIFVSLPVTDVKASKAFYESLGFKNNPQFTGETTAGMVWSDEINFMLLSRDTWQTMTTPPIPPSTSSEVMLALSLGSRETVDAMAAAAAANGGAADINPVEDHGFMYTRDLADPDGHAVGAMWMDASAMPSGDQAEIHSRPEKS; translated from the coding sequence ATGACCAAGAAGATTTTCGTGAGCCTCCCAGTGACCGACGTGAAGGCATCTAAGGCTTTCTATGAATCTCTCGGGTTCAAGAACAATCCCCAATTTACCGGCGAGACAACTGCCGGGATGGTATGGAGCGATGAAATCAATTTCATGCTGCTCAGCCGTGACACGTGGCAAACGATGACCACCCCTCCGATCCCGCCATCAACGTCCAGCGAGGTGATGCTGGCGTTGTCCCTGGGGAGTCGCGAAACCGTCGATGCGATGGCCGCCGCGGCTGCGGCAAACGGCGGCGCAGCCGACATCAATCCGGTCGAAGATCATGGATTCATGTATACCCGAGACCTCGCCGATCCGGATGGCCATGCCGTAGGCGCGATGTGGATGGACGCCTCTGCAATGCCTTCGGGCGACCAGGCGGAAATACACAGTCGACCCGAAAAATCGTAG
- a CDS encoding DUF982 domain-containing protein: protein MTAFHPIKIRFSDGRIMLVCSISDAEKALGGAWENKKMPTFKEAERLLAAAREGESKPEVAFHAFIKAAQEQDMLQSAERTWPLKLYDELVRSSF from the coding sequence ATGACTGCATTTCATCCAATCAAAATCCGATTTTCAGATGGGCGGATAATGCTGGTTTGCTCGATCAGCGACGCAGAGAAGGCCCTTGGCGGCGCATGGGAAAATAAGAAAATGCCGACATTCAAAGAGGCCGAACGCCTGCTTGCTGCTGCTAGAGAGGGGGAGAGCAAACCCGAGGTCGCCTTCCATGCATTCATAAAGGCTGCGCAAGAGCAGGACATGCTCCAATCAGCGGAACGGACTTGGCCTCTCAAGCTGTATGATGAACTTGTCCGATCATCATTCTAG